A window from Vicia villosa cultivar HV-30 ecotype Madison, WI unplaced genomic scaffold, Vvil1.0 ctg.000924F_1_1, whole genome shotgun sequence encodes these proteins:
- the LOC131632277 gene encoding F-box/kelch-repeat protein At3g23880-like produces the protein MNPPYHSYGATSPAVLPDELIPEILSRLPVKTLMQMNCVCKSWKSLISNRFFSKLHFHRSPRNTHLALIPYCNRPDQDMDISVIPFPLSRLLDNPSISIANPEHRLGRLDCREMVGSCNGLICLLSLSDKYERTFRFWNPATKKISEKLGLFCNDSSDFFRFAFGYDNLTDTYKVVAFSANQVKVFGLGDSVWRNIESFPFVPFDVESTQPHCHPFVNEGVYVSGTINWLAIRNVIDYKWKDINIEQFVIVSLDLGTETYRQLLPPRGFDEVPSVEPAVTVLMDCLCFSHHFKGTHFVLWKMMEFGVQESWIQFLKISYVDLRIYHGVSESFEYHSQLFLFPLGLSESNDTLVLASNQESFACEEEKAILYNWRDNRVERTRFTDEILWFFTKGYVESLASPC, from the coding sequence ATGAATCCCCCTTATCACTCATACGGCGCAACATCGCCGGCAGTCCTCCCCGACGAACTCATCCCGGAAATTCTGTCACGGCTTCCTGTGAAAACCCTAATGCAAATGAATTGCGTCTGTAAGTCATGGAAATCCCTAATTTCTAATCGTTTCTTTTCCAAATTGCACTTTCATCGATCTCCACGCAACACACATCTTGCATTAATTCCATATTGTAACAGACCTGACCAGGACATGGACATCAGTGTCATTCCTTTCCCCTTAAGTCGCTTATTAGATAATCCATCAATCTCCATTGCTAATCCTGAACACAGATTGGGACGTTTGGATTGCCGTGAGATGGTTGGTTCTTGCAATGGATTGATATGCTTGCTTAGTTTGTCTGACAAGTATGAAAGGACATTCCGTTTTTGGAACCCTGCAACCAAAAAGATATCTGAAAAATTAGGGTTGTTTTGCAATGATTCATCTGATTTTTTCAGGTTTGCATTTGGTTATGATAATTTAACCGACACTTATAAGGTTGTGGCATTCTCTGCCAATCAGGTTAAAGTTTTCGGTTTAGGTGATAGTGTTTGGAGAAATATTGAAAGTTTTCCGTTTGTTCCTTTTGACGTTGAGTCTACGCAACCCCACTGCCATCCGTTTGTGAATGAAGGTGTTTATGTGAGTGGTACTATTAACTGGTTGGCTATTCGAAATGTGATTGATTATAAATGGAAAGATATTAACATTGAGCAATTTGTAATTGTTTCACTTGATCTGGGTACTGAGACATACCGGCAGTTGCTACCACCTCGGGGCTTTGATGAAGTGCCTTCGGTTGAGCCGGCTGTTACTGTGTTGATGGATTGTTTATGTTTTTCTCATCATTTTAAGGGAACGCATTTTGTTTTGTGGAAGATGATGGAATTTGGAGTTCAAGAGTCTTGGATTCAATTCCTTAAAATTAGTTATGTGGATCTTCGGATTTATCATGGAGTTAGTGAGTCATTTGAATATCATtctcaattgttcttgtttccgTTGGGTCTTTCGGAGAGTAATGACACATTAGTACTCGCAAGCAATCAAGAAAGCTTTGCATGTGAAGAAGAAAAAGCGATTCTTTATAATTGGAGAGACAATAGAGTAGAGCGGACTAGATTTACCGATGAAATATTGTGGTTTTTTACGAAGGGTTATGTCGAAAGTTTGGCTTCACCAtgttga